In Thalassococcus sp. S3, the sequence TCGGACGCCGTGGTACCGCTGCCCGCGCCGATTGGGAGACACGCTTTTCCACGCTCTCCGCATCCAAACAGGCACAATTCAACCGGGCCTTTGACCTTGAGCCGCCCAAGCGGCTCTCCGCGACAATCCGGGCTCTCAAAAAGCAGATGTCCGAAGCGGCACCAAAGCTTGCCACGCGGGCCTCTTCGGAAAAGGTGCTCGAAGTGGTCAATCCGATCATGCCGGAAACCATCGGCGGATCCGCGGATCTGACCGGCTCAAACAACACAAAAACCAGCGATCTGGGTGTCTTTGGCCCGGAGAACCGCCAAGGACGCTATATCCACTATGGCATCCGCGAGCACGGGATGGCCGCCGCCATGAATGGCATGGCGCTTCACGGCGGCATCCGGCCTTACGGCGGCACATTCATGTGTTTCACCGATTATGCCCGTCCCGCGATGCGGCTTGCCGCGCTGATGAAAATCCCGACCGTCTTTGTGATGACCCATGACAGCATCGGCCTGGGCGAAGACGGCCCGACCCACCAGCCGGTGGAACATCTGGCCATCTCGCGCGCGACGCCCAATACTTACGTTTTTCGCCCGGCAGACACGATCGAGACAGCCGAAGCCTGGGAACTGGCCCTGACCGCCAAGGAGACCCCGTCGGTCCTGTCGCTGACGCGTCAGGGGTTGCCCACTGTCCGAACCGTTCACAAGACAAAAAACCTGTCCGCTCAAGGGGCTTACGTGTTGGCGGAGGCAGATGGAAAGCGTCAGGCCATCCTTCTTGCCACCGGATCCGAAGTGGCCATCGCGCTGGCCGCACGGGACATGCTGCAGGCGGATGGGATCGGGACACGTGTCGTATCCATGCCCTGCTGGGAACTCTTCGAAGATCAGGATGAGGCCTATCGCAAACGCGTTTTGCCCGGCGGGCCCGTCCGCGTGGCGATCGAAGCAGGCATCCGCTTTGGCTGGGACCGCTGGCTGTTCGGGGAACGGGGGAAGCGGGAGAAGTCGGGCTTTATCGGCATGCATGGGTTCGGGGCCTCCGCGCCGGCCGATACCCTGTACCAGGAGTTCGGGATCACCGCGGACGCGACGGCTGCCAAGGTCAAGCACCTGTTGGGTCTCTAAGCGCAACCGGCAGCAAGGAGCGCCACGTTTTCCGTCACGGAAAACGGCCGGAAAATGTCACATTTTCCGGCGCCTGAAACCAGCGCCTACGCGAAGAGGCCAGGGCCTCACCCCTGTGGCACAACCTCGAGACCCCGCCATCCGTTCTGTTCCAGCCAAAGCGCACGCAGCGTGCGGCTTTGCCCCTCAAAGCGCAGCTCCAGCCTGTCGCAGCCCAGCATCCTGTCCGTGCGGAAATGGCGCAGACCCTCGCGCAACTCGCACCAGGCGCCCAGCATCACACATTCCAGGTGATAGATCAGCGCGATGGGGCGAACGATGCGAAGGGTCTCCTGCCCCTTTTCATCGCGATAGCGTAAACGCAGCTTCCGCTCCTCGCGGATCGCGGCGCGCAACAGCGACATCGGCACGCATCCCTGGTCCGGATCATCCACCGGCGCGCCCCAGGGCGCGACCTGCAGCCAGTCGGCCGGATGTTGCAAGGCATCGATCTTCGCGCAGACGCGTTTCGCGGCGCGCTGCAGGGCGATATCACCCGTGCGCGCCAGCATGGACAGGCCAACCCAAAGCGCCTCGACCTCTTCCCGGTCGAAGTTGAGCGGCGGCAGGTCGTAACCTCGACGCATCACATAGCCCACGCCCGGCTCGCCTTCGATCGGCGTTCGCATCGCCTGCAGGGCGGCGATGTCGCGGTAGATCGTTCGCACCGAAACCTCGAGCTTTTCGCTCAGATCCTCGGCACGGATGGGACGCCCTGTCGACCGCAGGATCTGGATAATCTCAAAGAGACGGTTTGACCGGTGCATGCAGCTCTTCCTCCGACGCTGCTGACACATTAGCACAGGCTCCTGACACCTGTCTGTCAGGGGCGATGTGATGCTCTGGAGATCCCCAGTCAAAGGAGATCCCAAAGATGAGCTACTATGACAACGCCGTCTTGATGCAGTTACGACTCGGGCTCTGGCGCGACCCGCATCGTACCCCGAAAGCCTACGAACAGGAGGCCGAATTCCTGGCCGAACTCAACGGAACGCGTCGTCGGTCTATGAAGGTTCCGTTATCCGGCCTTTTGTTCTGGGCCGGCTGATCAATGCGCACCATCCGATGTCTTGCCCGCCACTGTCTGGTAAGCGGGTACCAGCACCTTCTGGGCCACCGGGATGAGCAGCAGGCCAAGGCCAAGACCCAGCACGCCGTCCATCGTCGCGGTCGCGACCCATTCGACAAACCCGCGCGTCTGATCCGCCGCGACACTGCCAAACGCCTCGGCGATGTGGTGGATGGTTTCGTATGGCCAGCCCCATCCCAGAACCTCCAGACCATGGATCACAATATTGCCGCCAACCCAGAGCATCGCGGCCGTGCCGACGATTGTCAGCACCTTCATCACGCCTGGCATTGCCTTGACAATCCCGCGCCCCACGGCGCGGGTCACGTCGAGATTGGCATTTTTCGCAAGGTATAGGCCCACGTCATCCGCTTTGACGATCAGCGCGACCGCGCCGTAGACTGCAACCGTGATCATGATGGCGACCATGGCCAGGGTCGCGGCCTCGAACCAGAAATTGCTTTCGGGAATGGCGGCCAGCGCAATCGTCATGATCTCTGCCGAGAGAATGAAATCCGTCTTGATCGCCCCTTGCGCCTTTTGATCCTCCAGATGCGCCGGATCGCCTGCTTCATCCTCTTTGAAAATCTTGACCGGCTCGTCGTGCGGGTGAAGCCAGTGGTGCACCTTTTCGGCGCCTTCGAAACAGAGATAGGCCCCGCCGATCATCAAAAGCGGCGTGATGAGCCACGGCGCGAAATTCGAGAGCAAAAGGCCGATGGGCAAGAGGAAGACGAGCTTGTTCTTGAACGACCCCTTCGCGATGCGCCAGATGACCGGCAATTCGCGGGACGCTTCGAACCCCTGGACGTATTTCGGTGTGACCGCCGCGTCGTCGATAACCGCGCCCGCCGCCTTTGAGCCCGCCTTGGCCGCCTGCCCCACGACGTCGTCAACGGATGCTGCCGCAACCTTGGCAATCCCCGCCACGTCATCCAAAAGCGCCAATAAACCGCTCATTGCGCATCCTCTTGCCGATCTGCCGCATTTGCAGCCTACCCTATCCGCTTATTCGGGCAAGCGTTAGCGCAATCGGTCGAAGTTTGCGCTAACACATTCATATCGCGACACTTTTCCTCTTTAGCCAAGACGCGCTCACGTCTATATCGCGCACAAACCAAAAGCATTTGGAGAGCAAGTCATGACCATTAATGTCGGTATCAACGGATTCGGTCGGATCGGCCGGTGTACGCTCGCACACATTTCGGCCAGCGGGCGCAACGATATCAAGGTGGTCAAGGCCAATGCGACCGGGCCGCTGGATACAGCCGCCCACCTGATGCGCTATGACAGCGTGCACGGCCGCTTTGCCAATGACATCCGCGTTGGAGAGAATGCGCTGGATCTGGGCCGCGGCGAGATCGAGATGTTTTCGACCTACGACCCGAACGAGCTGGACTGGTCGGGCTGCGATGTGGTGCTTGAATGCACGGGCAAGTTCAATGACGGCGAGAAAGCGAAGGTGCATCTGGAGCGCGGCGCGAAATCAGTGCTGATTTCGGCCCCGGCCAAGAACGTGCAGAAAACCATCGTGTTCGGCGTGAACGACGAGATGCTCGCCAAAGGCGACAACATGATCTCGAACGGGTCCTGCACGACGAACTGCCTGGCGCCGCTGGCCAAGGTGCTGGACGAAAGCATCGGGATCGAACATGGCGTGATGACCACGATCCATTCCTATACCGGCGATCAGCCCACGCTGGACCGCCGGCATAAGGATCTCTACCGCGCCCGCGCCGCGGCCATGGCCATGATCCCGACCTCGACGGGGGCTGCAAAGGCCCTGGGTGAGGTTCTGCCGCAGCTCAAGGGCAAACTGGACGGCTCCGCCATTCGCGTGCCGACGCCGAATGTCTCTGCGGTGGACCTGACATTCCGCGCCGCCCGCGATGTGACGGCTGAAGAAGTGAACGACGCCGTCAAAGAGGCCATGAAGGGCCGTGTGGGCCGCGTGATGAGCTATGATCCGGAGCCCAAGGTGTCGATTGACTTCAACCACACCGAGGAAAGCTCGATCTTTGCACCGGACCAGACCCGGGTCGTTGATGGTCGGCTGGTGCGGGTGCTGGCATGGTACGACAATGAATGGGGCTTTTCGGTTCGCATGGCCGACGTCGCGGTTGCGATGGGTCGCCTGAACGACTGACCTGCCCGAAGACTTGTTCGAGAACGCCCGGTCAGGCATACCTGCCGGGCATTTTTCATGGCACCGGGAGGAGTAAGATCATGACCAATACGATCGCGCTTGTTCTGGGTGTGCTGATTGTCGGGGCGCTGACCGCGGATGTGATGCTTTACGGATCGGACCACATCGTCTTTCTGGGCAAGAAACTGTTCGAATTGATCGAGTGGATGGCCTTCTGGCGCTAGGATGATCGACGCCGTGATCCAAAAGTGCGGCTGCGCCGCAACGATATTTTGCGTTCAGGCCACGCAGGCCTTGAGGGGCCAGCCCCTCAAACACCCCGGGATATTTGGCACCCAAAGAAGAGGAAAAGGCCGGTCGCCGGAGAACGCAAAGCCCCTGGGGTGAGGCGCCTAGGCCAACCGCTCGGTCAACGCGTCGTTGACCAGGGGTGTTACGAATTTGGACACATCTCCGCCAAGGCGGGCGATCTCTTTCACCAGCTTGCTGGCGATTGCCTGGTGTCGTGCCTCGGCCATCAAAAAGACCGTCTCGACACTGTCATCCAGCACACGATTCATACCGACCATCTGGAATTCGTATTCGAAATCGGCAACCGCCCTCAGGCCCCGCACGATCAGGCTGGCGCCCACGTCGCGCGCGCAATCGATGAGCAGGTTTTCGAAAGGATGGGCCACGATCTGGGTGCCGGTCTGCTCGCCCAGCTTCTGGCATTCCGCCTCGATCATCGCAACACGTTCTTCGAGCGAGAACATCGGCCCCTTGTCGCGGTTGATCGCCACGCCGATCACCAGTTTGTCGACAAGAGCCGTGGCACGCCGGATAATGTCGATATGGCCCAGCGTGATCGGGTCAAATGTGCCCGGATAAAGTCCTACGCGCATCCCGGCCCCTCCTTCGGTGTCTTTTGCCGCGCACGCAAACACGATGCGCTGCCGGAATGCAAGAGGAGGATCAGTAGCCCATGATCATCCCTTCAAGCGCGTCTTTCTCCATCGACAGTTTGGCAAGCTGGGCCTTGACCACGTCTCCGATCGACACGAGCCCGACCATCTTGCCGTCCTCGACCACGGGCATGTGCCGGAACCGGCCCTCGGTCATTTCATTCAGGACATCGCCCACGCCGCTCTGCAAGGTGCAGGTCACCAATCGCGTGGTCATGTGATCGGTCACCTTGCGCTCCATGCAGCTTGCGCCGCCGCGTGCCAGTTCCCGCACGATATCCCGCTCCGACAGGATGCCCATCGGGGCCTCGCCATCCTCCGAGATCACCACGGTGCCGATCCGTTTTTCCGCCAGAAGCTTCGCCGCATCCGCAACCTTTGCATTCGGCCCCAGCGTCACGACCCCGGGGCTGGCCTTCGACTTCAAGATATGCTGCACAAGCATCTGACAATCCTCCGCAATATTCTTCTGATTTCCAAAGGGTTGCCGCAATAAGCTTTCAAGTCAAGGTTGATCGACGCAGCCCTCCAATCGCGCGATCTCGGCGCGCAAACTGTCGCTGATCCGCGCCGCCAGACGCGTGAGCCGCGCGCTGCCCCGGTCGCTCTGGTGCCGGACCAGGTAGAAGGCACGCCTGAGGCTGACCTGATCGCCCAGCACCACAGAGAGATCGGGGTGGGAGGGCAGTGCGAAATCATGCGCCATGCAAAGCCCTGCCCCCTGTTCGGCCATACGCAGTTGAACCGGGACAGAGTTGGAGGCCAGAGGCACCCGCGCGATGCCCAGCTCGGCAAGATAGTCGAGTTCTGCATCGAAGATCATGTCGGGAATGTAGCCCAGCATCCTATGGGCCTGCAGATCGCTGACATCGCGGAGAGGCCTGCGTTTCAGATAGCGACGGGCCGCCACCAGATGCAGCCGGTAGTCGGAAATCTTTTGGACGACGAGCTGTCCCGCGGTGGGGGCACTGACGGTGATGGCCATATCCGCCTCCCGCCGGGTCAGGTTCACGACCCGGGGCAAGGCCACGACCTGGATGTCGAGATCGGGGTTTTCCGCCCCAAGCGCGGCGCAGATCTGCGGCAAGAGGTAATTCGCACAGCCATCCGGCGCGCCGATGCGGACCTGACCGGTCAGGCGCCCCTCGGCACCAGCCAGCGCGTCGGTGCCGGCGCGCATCGCCTCCTCGGCGCGGGCGGCATGCTCCATCAGCCGTTCGGCGGCAGCGGTCATCCGGTAACCCTGCGGCGATTTCACGAAGAGCACCTGCCCCAGCGTTCTTTCCAGCCGGGCCACGCGGCGCCCCACCGTCGCCGGGTCAAGGCGCAAGCGCTTGCCGGCCCCCGACAGGCTTTCGTCCCGCGCCACGGCCAGAAAGACACGCATATCGTCCCAGGATGGCTCCATCCCGCTCCTTTCGTTTTGCAGATCTGCAAAATACTTTTGAGAAGTTGCCCCTGTTCACGCCATTTTTGCAAGCCTATGCTGCGCGCAAATCCGATATGGGAGGAGCGATCCGATGCAAGATCTCAGCCATTACCTGGACGGCGCACATGTGACCGGAACGTCCGGCCGTTTTGCCGATGTCATGAACCCAGCCACGGGCGAGGTCCAGGCCCGCGTGCCGCTCGCCAGCACGGACGAGGTCGCAAAGGCCGTCGAGATCGCAGCCGCCGCCCAACCGGCCTGGGCCGCGACCAACCCGCAGCGCCGCGCGCGCGTTCTGATGAAGTTCGTGAGCCTTCTGAACCGCGATATGGACAAGCTGGCCGAGGCGCTGTCGCGCGAGCACGGAAAGACCCTGCCCGATGCGGCGGGCGACGTGCAGCGCGGGCTGGAGGTCGTGGAATACTGCATCGGTGCGCCGCATATGCTGAAGGGGGAGTTCACCGACAGCGCGGGCCCCGGCATCGACATGTATTCCATGCGCCAACCCCTTGGCGTCACAGCAGGAATTACCCCGTTCAACTTCCCCGCCATGATCCCGATGTGGATGTTCGCACCCGCCATTGCCTGTGGCAACGCCTTTATCCTGAAACCCTCCGAGCGTGACCCCTCCGTCCCGCTGATGCTGGCCGAGTTGATGGAGGAAGCGGGCCTGCCCAAGGGCATCCTGCAAGTGGTGAACGGGGATAAGGAGGCGGTCGACGCCCTCCTTCACCATCCGGTCGTGCAGAGCATCGGCTTTGTGGGCTCCACGCCGATCGCCGAATACATCTATGCCACCGGCTGTGCCAATGGCAAACGCGTGCAATGCTTCGGCGGGGCCAAGAACCACATGATCGTCATGCCGGACGCCGATATGGACCAGGCTGCCGATGCGCTGGTCGGGGCCGGCTACGGGGCGGCGGGCGAGCGTTGCATGGCTATTTCGGTCGCCGTGCCAGTGGGGGACGAAACCGCCGACCGGTTGATCGAAAAGCTGGTTCCGCGCATCGAAAAGCTGAAAGTCGGGCCCTACACCGCTGGCAACGACGTCGATTACGGACCGGTCGTGACCGCCGCGGCCAAAGCCAATATCGAACGCCTCGTCCAGACCGGCGTGGATCAGGGCGCGAAACTGGTCGTCGATGGCCGCGATTTCAAACTGCAGGGCTATGAGGACGGCTTTTTCGTCGGTCCCCACCTGTTTGACCATGTCACAAAGGACATGGACATCTATACGACCGAGATCTTCGGCCCGGTCCTGTCGACCGTCCGCGCGCAAAGCTACGAGGAAGCGATCGGGCTTGCCATGGACCACGAATACGGCAACGGCACCGCGATCTTCACCCGTGACGGCGACACGGCGCGCGACTTCGCCAACCGGATCAACATCGGCATGGTGGGCATCAACGTCCCGATCCCGGTGCCTTTGGCCTATCACACGTTCGGCGGCTGGAAAAAATCCGTCTTTGGCGACCTCAACCAGCATGGCCCGGATGCGTTCAAATTCTACACCCGCACCAAGACGGTCACGGCGCGGTGGCCGTCGGGCATCAAGGAAGGCGGCGAGTTTTCGATCCCGGTCATGGAGTGATCTCTGGCCTGCACCGCGCCCCGGCGCACGTTTGGCGAGCCTTTGCGGTGTGAAGAGGCTCACGTAGCAGGCCATCGTACTGGGCCGGTGTTTACTCTCAATAGAAGCGGGACCAAGCTCCGCTTCATTGGTGCGCATATTGCGTCCCTTCCATGCGGACCGAAGACCTAACACGTGTTTATCAGCAGCTCTGCCCCCAGAGAAGGGCGAGCCTGATCGCCTGATGCACAATTTTTCGGCGTCTCTTTCAATCAACAAACAACCCTAAGTGTAGACTCGCAATCCGACCTGTGTGAGCCTGAGGGCCGGTGGCAACCAGCGATGTCTGTCGTGCCCGATATGCCCGGCATCCGCCGCGAAGGGTCCGCCAGCACCGCCCACGTGCGATTTAAGAGCGAGCCTTTGAGATGAACACGACATTTCCCCCCATTTCCGCAAATGACCCAGCGACCCGATCGGCCACGGCCGTGCCCCTCGCCCAAAGACGCGGAGCGGCGCGGCGTGAACGGGTGCAGGCCAAAGCAAGTCAGCGGCGCCGGGGCGCTAAGCTCTCACACAAGATCTCCTTTGCCGACATGGCCAATGACGCGCTTTACCGCCGCTACGCCGCCGCCATCTGCCCCCCGGACCTTACAAAGAAAATCTCCGATCTGGGCTTTGATTGCCCGGCACGCCTTGCCGCTTGCAAGTCCGTCTCTCGGGTGATCGACAGGCTTGGCCCCGGGGTGGACCGGGCTGGGATCGTGCGGGCTGACATCGGCAGGGTTTTGTTGCGGGCCAAGCGCGAGGCCCGGCGCGGTTACCGGCTGATGCAGCACGCCTTGGCCATGGGGGATCCGATGAACCAGGCCTTGCGGCACACGCCATCAAGCCTGACCACATCCGCGGCAGCCAGCCTGCGCAGCGATGCACCCTTATCTTATGCCGACCCCTCAAGCCTGCAATCCAATCAATCCCCGGCGGCTTACCTTCGCTATCTCTACCGGATTGCGACAGGTCTTGATGACGAGATCGGCATCAGGCCGACTGCAAAGACGGCACTTTCGATTGATGCCCGCCGGCCCGATCTGGCGCAGCTTAAGTTGAGCGAGGAAAACCTCAAGAAAGAGGTCCCGACATTGGACCTTGTGAATGACGTGCTGCGCGCGGGTCTGGGCGACATTGATGTAGCCACCAGCTTTCATCCGATTGCCCTGCCCTACCAGCGCTCTGCAACCGAGGCGCGCACGGCGCTTGCTCAGATCGGCGGCACCACGTTCAACGATCTGGCCATGCGCCTGTCAGAGATGGACCTGGCGGTCTACACCCCTGTGACGTGGGCGCAGGATCAGGCCGGGCTTTTGGGTTTGGATGGCGCACAGGATCAGCCTGCGTCGACCGGCAGCACGCTGTCTCTTTTGATCGAGGATCGGGACGCCGCGGCGACCGGTCCTGCCACGCTCGAAGATCTTTTCAACACCGACGATGCGGCAACGGCCAGCAGCGTGTCGCACCTGATGTCCAGTCTCGATCTGAACTTCGATGCGCTGGCTCAGCTTTTTGGTCTTTACAGTGTCTCGCGGGAATGGCGCGGGGCGGAGGTGTCTCAGAAAGAGTTCGCGACCGCGTTCTTTAACAATGAAGACCCGTTCGAGCTCTCCACCCACGAAAGCGAGGCGACGATCGTCCAGGCGGGCGCGCCTCTATCCGTCCCGGTTCTGAGATCGGTGAACTATCTTGCCCGGCTTCATCATGCGACCGGGTTGCCGTTTCACGTTCTGAACCAGATCCTCAAGGTCCCCGGCGCGCGCGCGGCGGTGGCGACAGCGACCGAGGGTGATGCATCCCATCTTCCCAGCCACCGTCTGACCACGACCGGTCTGCGCGTGCTGGCCAGCTATCCGCTTTATAAACGCGCCTTTTCGCTGACACCCGAAGCATATACCGCCCTTTTGGGCGAGATCAGCCCGTTCTGGCGCGCCAATGAGGTTGTGGAAGGCGACACGTCGATTGCGGGTTTGGAGCGGACCGAAACCTCGTTCATGCGCGCCCTGTTCGGCGATGACGCGCCCTATATCCACGGGGTTGTCAGCCGCGCCGACACCCCGCTTTCCGACACAGATCTGAGGACCGCCGTGTCCCGTGGATTGGGTGTGTCATCGGTTGAGATGGACAAGCTGATCAGCGTGCTGGACGCTTCCTTTGGGCTGACGACGGCACTTGATGCGCAGGGCCTTGCGGCCCTCTATCGCCTCACGACGCTGTGCCGCATGCTCGGATGGCCTCTTCTCAGCGGTCTCGAATTGACCCAAACGCTCAGCGCGCAGGTTGAAAACGGGGCCGATCTGTGGACCGCCCTCATCGCGCGCAATATGTCCGCCGCGGACACAGAAGCCCTGTGCGACGCCATGGACTGGCTGGTGCATCTGTCGCATTGGCTGACCGAGGCAGAGATGACGCCCGACACTCTGGTGTCCCTGCTCAGCCCGGCTCAGGCATCCCCGCAGCCCAGCGATGAGGACGCGCTTTGGCTGGGCACGCTCGCCACGGCTTACGCACCGCTCGCAGCAGGCACCGACCGGTTCCGGACTTTCGAAAACTGGGCCGGAGAGAACGGGGACGACATTCATATCTCTGCGGAGGATTGGCACACGCACCTGACCGAGGTTGATCCGCTCTATCGCGCCTCTGGCGTGTTCCTGCACGGCCTTGGGCGCGACGCGATCAGGGAGGCCTGCCAAAGCTGTCTTGCGGCCCGTCCCGGCATCGCGCTGGGGGACCAGTCCAACCAGGAGCAATTGAGCAGCCTGGTGGCCCTGCTCGCGGATCTGCGCACCGGACAGGAGCGTTTGATGCAAACGCGTCTGGTGAGCCTGAGCGGGACCGTCAACGTGGTGAGCGCCGCGCCGTTGATCGCTTGGGCGCAGACGACCGCCTTGGATCTTTTGTCCGATCTGTTGCCGACCGAGCCGGATGCGCCGGTCGCCAGCGCATCGCTGGCCGAGATCAAGCGCTATCTCGCCGTCGTGGCAGCATTCGACCTTGGCGATATCGACCTCTGGCTTTTGGGTCAGAGACCTCATTGGCTGGCGCCGGGGCTGGCGGATGCCTCCGGCCGCGTGAAGCCTCTGGGCTTCGGCCAGCTCTTCTGGCTGCAGCGCTTTGCCTCCGTCCAGATCGGCGCGGCAAACGACGCGGCCTGGCGCGGGTTTTTCATGCTGACCAACGATGGCGCGCCGGCAGAGGGCGCATCAGAGGACGAGCAGACGGCCTGGCGCGTGCAGACCCGCACCATGCTTGCCTTGCTGATGGAAATCACCCCCGACGATCTGCACACCTACATGGACGCCTTGTTTGGCGCCGAGAGCGTGCCCCGCGATATTGTGCAGATCGACGCGCTGTCGCGACACATCCGCCTTGCGGAAGACCTTCGGGTCAGCGCCAAGGACCTGCTTGCGCTCAAGGATGTCAGCCGATCCGTCACCGCCGGCGACTGGTCCGCCGCTGCCGCTGCCGCGCAATCGGCCCTGACCCGCACCCACAATGCAGAACACGTCACGGCCTTTCGAAAACAGATGGCCGAGCATGAACGCGACGCGCTTTGTGCAGCGTTCCTGCAGACGAAGGTTGCGCGCGATGATGATCTGGGCGGGCGGATCAAGGATCGCGAAGGCCTCTATCGTCACCTTCTTCTGGATGTCGATGTCACCAGCGCCGTTCCGACAAGCCGGTTGGTGGAGGCGATCAGTTCGCTGCAATTGTATATCTCCCGCGCTTTGTCGGATCTGGAGGAGGACATCGTCTTTCTGGATCGCAAGGCGCTCACCGAACGGTGGGAGCTGGACAAGGATTACCGGCAATGGGAAGCCAACCAGAAGCTCATGCTCTATCCGCAAAACTATATCGAGCCCGAGTTGCGCTACGTCACCTCGCCCGAGTTCGAAACCCTGCTTCAGGCGGTTTCGGGGTCCAATCTGGATGAAGACAGCGTCGAAAGTGCGGTGAACGCCTATATGAACGGGCTCGCCAGCGCCTGTGATCTGAGCATCTGCGGCTTCTATCCTGAACGCCGCACGGGCGACGGCGGCATTGCCAATGTGACCTATCATGTTCTGGCCAAGGCCAAGTGGGAGCCGGGGCGCTTTTTCTACCGCAAACTCGATGCCGATTACCTGACGATCACAGAGCTGGCCCCGTCCGTTGCCTATCTGAAGGCCATGGACTGGACGTTTTGGCAGGAAGTGTCGGTGCCCACAACGTTCGATCTTCTGTCGGATGTCACCGTCTGTGTCTTTGACAACCGGTTCTTTTTCTTCTGGCTGGAGTTGGAGGAGCGACGCGATCAGATTGAGGGCGCGTCGTCCACGACGTGGCGTATTCATCCCAGATACATGCGCTGCGATCACAACGCGCTGGTCGGCACGATGCTGATGCCCAAGCTGAACGTGACAGGCGCCCTTTCCAATCCGGCCATCACCGTGCTGGCCGAGGACGCGTTTGAGTGGGGCGGCGCCAAGCCCAACCTCTACGGAACCTATCAGCCGACCTATTCTGCGGCGGATCAGGATATTCTGAGCGTGGTGTTCGGGATCAACCTTCCCGGCCTCGCCCCACCCCCGCAGGACAATAGCAAGACGGTTGAGGCGCGGACGATCTCAGAGCAAGCCACGGTGCGCATTCGACTGGCCGAGGAATGGTCGGATGCCCTTATGCATCTGGGAGCGGGCCTCAATATGCTGATCGAGGATGCCGCACCGGATGACTACCTGCCGACATATGAAGGCCTTGATACGCAAAATCGGGTGGTCGCAAGTGGCGGTGTCATCGACGGGACCTTCGAGCTGACAAAAGACACCAGTCTCTATCCCTTTGGCGATGTGCACTATGGCCACAGCTTGCGGCACTCCAAGATCGTGTTTACGCCCAGCACAATCGGCTCCAGCGGTCTGGGTCACCTCACGGTCAGGCTGGATATGGGCGCGCGCCGCTACACCCTGTTCGGCTCAAGCAAATACGCCACCCTGCTCCACATCAGAGAGCACGACGAACCCACGCGCATCTGCGTCCGATACATCCT encodes:
- the gap gene encoding type I glyceraldehyde-3-phosphate dehydrogenase, which encodes MTINVGINGFGRIGRCTLAHISASGRNDIKVVKANATGPLDTAAHLMRYDSVHGRFANDIRVGENALDLGRGEIEMFSTYDPNELDWSGCDVVLECTGKFNDGEKAKVHLERGAKSVLISAPAKNVQKTIVFGVNDEMLAKGDNMISNGSCTTNCLAPLAKVLDESIGIEHGVMTTIHSYTGDQPTLDRRHKDLYRARAAAMAMIPTSTGAAKALGEVLPQLKGKLDGSAIRVPTPNVSAVDLTFRAARDVTAEEVNDAVKEAMKGRVGRVMSYDPEPKVSIDFNHTEESSIFAPDQTRVVDGRLVRVLAWYDNEWGFSVRMADVAVAMGRLND
- a CDS encoding CBS domain-containing protein produces the protein MLVQHILKSKASPGVVTLGPNAKVADAAKLLAEKRIGTVVISEDGEAPMGILSERDIVRELARGGASCMERKVTDHMTTRLVTCTLQSGVGDVLNEMTEGRFRHMPVVEDGKMVGLVSIGDVVKAQLAKLSMEKDALEGMIMGY
- a CDS encoding DUF808 domain-containing protein; translation: MSGLLALLDDVAGIAKVAAASVDDVVGQAAKAGSKAAGAVIDDAAVTPKYVQGFEASRELPVIWRIAKGSFKNKLVFLLPIGLLLSNFAPWLITPLLMIGGAYLCFEGAEKVHHWLHPHDEPVKIFKEDEAGDPAHLEDQKAQGAIKTDFILSAEIMTIALAAIPESNFWFEAATLAMVAIMITVAVYGAVALIVKADDVGLYLAKNANLDVTRAVGRGIVKAMPGVMKVLTIVGTAAMLWVGGNIVIHGLEVLGWGWPYETIHHIAEAFGSVAADQTRGFVEWVATATMDGVLGLGLGLLLIPVAQKVLVPAYQTVAGKTSDGAH
- a CDS encoding LysR family transcriptional regulator; translation: MEPSWDDMRVFLAVARDESLSGAGKRLRLDPATVGRRVARLERTLGQVLFVKSPQGYRMTAAAERLMEHAARAEEAMRAGTDALAGAEGRLTGQVRIGAPDGCANYLLPQICAALGAENPDLDIQVVALPRVVNLTRREADMAITVSAPTAGQLVVQKISDYRLHLVAARRYLKRRPLRDVSDLQAHRMLGYIPDMIFDAELDYLAELGIARVPLASNSVPVQLRMAEQGAGLCMAHDFALPSHPDLSVVLGDQVSLRRAFYLVRHQSDRGSARLTRLAARISDSLRAEIARLEGCVDQP
- a CDS encoding YafY family protein encodes the protein MHRSNRLFEIIQILRSTGRPIRAEDLSEKLEVSVRTIYRDIAALQAMRTPIEGEPGVGYVMRRGYDLPPLNFDREEVEALWVGLSMLARTGDIALQRAAKRVCAKIDALQHPADWLQVAPWGAPVDDPDQGCVPMSLLRAAIREERKLRLRYRDEKGQETLRIVRPIALIYHLECVMLGAWCELREGLRHFRTDRMLGCDRLELRFEGQSRTLRALWLEQNGWRGLEVVPQG
- the coaD gene encoding pantetheine-phosphate adenylyltransferase; amino-acid sequence: MRVGLYPGTFDPITLGHIDIIRRATALVDKLVIGVAINRDKGPMFSLEERVAMIEAECQKLGEQTGTQIVAHPFENLLIDCARDVGASLIVRGLRAVADFEYEFQMVGMNRVLDDSVETVFLMAEARHQAIASKLVKEIARLGGDVSKFVTPLVNDALTERLA
- the tkt gene encoding transketolase; this encodes MDLTALRNANPDHWSKAAAIRTLTLDAVHAANSGHSGMPMGMADVATVLFEKHLKFDASAPSWPDRDRFILSAGHGSMLLYALLHLTGYEDMTLDQIKAFRQWGSRTAGHPEYGHAAGIETTTGPLGQGIANAVGFAMAEESLRAHYGKKAVDHHTYVIAGDGCLMEGVSQEAVGLAGRHALSKLIVFWDNNNITIDGTVDIADRTDQVARFRASGWDVQEIDGHDPVAIDAAIRAAQKTQTPSMIACKTHIALGHAAQDTSKGHGALTDATQLSDAKAAYGWSYGPFEIPPEVKSAWEEIGRRGTAARADWETRFSTLSASKQAQFNRAFDLEPPKRLSATIRALKKQMSEAAPKLATRASSEKVLEVVNPIMPETIGGSADLTGSNNTKTSDLGVFGPENRQGRYIHYGIREHGMAAAMNGMALHGGIRPYGGTFMCFTDYARPAMRLAALMKIPTVFVMTHDSIGLGEDGPTHQPVEHLAISRATPNTYVFRPADTIETAEAWELALTAKETPSVLSLTRQGLPTVRTVHKTKNLSAQGAYVLAEADGKRQAILLATGSEVAIALAARDMLQADGIGTRVVSMPCWELFEDQDEAYRKRVLPGGPVRVAIEAGIRFGWDRWLFGERGKREKSGFIGMHGFGASAPADTLYQEFGITADATAAKVKHLLGL